Proteins encoded by one window of Streptomyces uncialis:
- a CDS encoding bi-domain-containing oxidoreductase, with translation MKQVVQNYKSGELALLDVPVPGCKPGGVLVRSAYSLISTGTELMKVSEAGMSMLGKARSRPDQVAKVMQSVATNGVPATYRKVMGKLDSWTPLGYSLCGVVEQVGSGIDDVKVGDVVACAGNEHALHAELNWVPKNLYTPVPDGLAPRHAAFGTVGSIALQGVRRGESQLGDVALVIGLGLIGQLVVQLLAASGVRVVGVDPDPARCELAARLGAAACDDPASAAVEAAVAELTGGHGVDQVYLAAGGDSNQPVELAVRLSRDRGRVIDIGKCRLDLPWNAYYMKELDVRFSRSYGPGRYDPEYELEGRDYPIGYVRWTERRNLACFLDLHARGRIDVEPLISHLADFDDAVETYQRLKDGDLKAVAVLFRYPGHTEHTAEAQAPEVAVPEVRRGGAVSTRNRSATAPVRLAFVGAGNYATSMLLPHLARRDGVELSTVVTTTALSGVNARRKFGFTAASTDLDAALGDPSVDAVFVVTRHSSHAELTRKALLAGKAVFVEKPLALDQGELAGVLAAVEESGNDRLQVGFNRRFAPLLQEARKRFGARSGPASLRYLINAGRLDNGSWYLQQNTEGSRFAGEGGHFIDTASWLLGADPVSVYAVATSGNEDLQVVLRYPDGSTATLSYVTTGSSDFPKETLDLIADGKVLRLDDFVRASVHGRKRWNSPRLAKARDKGQRAELDAFLTAVRTGGPMPVPVESLVATTAATFAVRAALAGGAPVTLAAAR, from the coding sequence GTGAAACAGGTTGTGCAGAACTACAAGAGCGGCGAGCTGGCGCTGCTCGACGTACCGGTGCCGGGGTGCAAGCCGGGCGGTGTGCTGGTCCGCAGCGCCTACTCGCTGATCTCCACCGGTACCGAGCTGATGAAGGTGTCCGAGGCCGGCATGTCGATGCTGGGCAAGGCCCGCTCCCGGCCGGACCAGGTGGCCAAGGTCATGCAGAGCGTGGCCACCAACGGGGTACCCGCCACCTACCGCAAGGTGATGGGCAAGCTGGACTCCTGGACGCCGCTCGGCTACTCGCTGTGCGGGGTGGTCGAGCAGGTCGGCAGCGGGATCGACGATGTGAAGGTCGGCGACGTCGTCGCCTGCGCCGGCAACGAGCACGCGCTGCACGCCGAGCTGAACTGGGTGCCGAAGAACCTGTACACCCCGGTGCCCGACGGCCTCGCGCCGCGGCACGCCGCCTTCGGCACCGTCGGGTCGATCGCCTTGCAGGGCGTCCGCCGCGGCGAGTCCCAGCTCGGTGATGTGGCGCTGGTCATCGGCCTCGGGCTGATCGGACAGCTGGTGGTGCAGTTGCTCGCCGCCTCGGGGGTCCGTGTCGTGGGGGTCGACCCCGACCCGGCGCGCTGCGAACTCGCCGCGCGCCTGGGCGCCGCGGCCTGCGACGATCCCGCGTCCGCCGCCGTCGAGGCCGCCGTCGCCGAGCTCACCGGCGGTCACGGCGTGGACCAGGTGTACCTGGCCGCCGGCGGCGACAGCAACCAGCCCGTCGAGCTGGCCGTCCGGCTGAGCCGGGACCGCGGCCGGGTCATCGACATCGGCAAGTGCCGCCTCGACCTGCCGTGGAACGCGTACTACATGAAGGAGCTCGACGTCCGGTTCTCCCGCTCGTACGGCCCCGGGCGCTACGACCCGGAGTACGAGCTGGAGGGGCGGGACTACCCGATCGGCTATGTGCGCTGGACCGAGCGCCGCAATCTGGCGTGCTTCCTCGATCTCCACGCCCGCGGCCGTATCGACGTGGAACCGCTGATCTCCCACCTCGCAGACTTCGACGACGCCGTCGAGACGTACCAGCGGCTGAAGGACGGCGACCTGAAGGCCGTGGCCGTGCTGTTCCGCTACCCCGGCCACACCGAGCACACGGCCGAGGCACAGGCCCCGGAGGTCGCCGTGCCCGAGGTGCGGCGCGGCGGCGCGGTGTCCACCCGGAACCGGTCCGCCACTGCGCCGGTGCGGCTGGCGTTCGTCGGCGCGGGGAACTACGCGACGTCGATGCTGCTGCCGCATCTGGCCCGGCGCGACGGTGTCGAGTTGTCCACGGTCGTCACCACCACGGCGCTGTCCGGGGTCAACGCGCGGCGCAAGTTCGGCTTCACCGCGGCGAGCACCGATCTCGACGCCGCGCTCGGGGACCCGTCCGTCGACGCGGTGTTCGTGGTCACCCGGCACAGCTCGCACGCCGAACTGACCCGCAAGGCACTCCTCGCGGGCAAGGCGGTCTTCGTGGAGAAGCCGCTGGCGCTCGACCAGGGCGAGCTGGCAGGTGTGCTCGCGGCGGTGGAGGAGTCAGGCAACGACCGGCTCCAGGTGGGCTTCAACCGCCGGTTCGCGCCGCTGCTCCAGGAGGCCAGGAAGCGGTTCGGCGCCCGCAGCGGTCCGGCGAGCCTGCGCTATCTGATCAACGCGGGACGGCTGGACAACGGAAGCTGGTACCTCCAGCAGAACACCGAGGGCTCGCGGTTCGCCGGCGAGGGCGGGCACTTCATCGACACGGCGAGCTGGCTGCTCGGTGCCGACCCGGTCTCGGTGTACGCGGTCGCCACGTCCGGCAACGAGGACCTCCAGGTCGTGCTGCGCTACCCGGACGGGTCCACCGCCACCCTCAGCTATGTCACCACCGGTTCGTCCGACTTCCCCAAGGAGACGCTGGACCTGATCGCGGACGGCAAGGTGCTGCGGCTCGACGACTTCGTCCGTGCCTCGGTGCACGGCCGCAAGCGGTGGAACAGCCCGCGGCTGGCCAAGGCCCGTGACAAGGGGCAGCGCGCCGAATTGGACGCGTTCCTCACGGCCGTGCGGACCGGCGGACCGATGCCGGTGCCGGTGGAGTCGCTGGTCGCCACCACGGCGGCCACCTTCGCCGTGCGGGCCGCACTGGCCGGCGGCGCGCCGGTGACGCTGGCGGCGGCGCGATGA